In Amycolatopsis sp. EV170708-02-1, the following are encoded in one genomic region:
- a CDS encoding MoxR family ATPase yields the protein MSGNDQDAAVDGRTPRLDAPDWWIYRGTGIPIHDIDLAQLLPAPPPWRSYRGDPPPENDVPPPDDGEAERRLGTAFTLSEHDADAGELNMINAALYLRRPLLVTGNPGTGKSSLAYRIARELGLGRVLRWAITSHTALSSGLYGYDAIGRVQAAATSQAQRGGEAEEPPIGDFVRLGPLGTAFLPSRLPRVLLIDELDKSEADLPNDLLSIFEDGEFSIEELTRVRNRHPEVTVHTADPQRTAVVRDGRIACHAFPIVVMTSNGEREFPPAFLRRCLQLRIENPDEEQLAAIVAGHLVGENGEHRDRLIREFAERSKAEGGLPTDRLLDAVYLATSGAYQPDQEAWPRLVDALWQRLTVR from the coding sequence ATGAGCGGGAACGATCAGGACGCGGCCGTGGACGGCCGGACTCCTCGGCTCGACGCACCCGATTGGTGGATCTACCGGGGCACCGGAATTCCCATTCACGACATCGACCTCGCGCAGTTGCTGCCCGCGCCACCGCCGTGGCGTTCTTATCGGGGTGACCCGCCACCGGAGAACGACGTACCGCCGCCGGACGACGGCGAGGCGGAACGCCGTCTCGGTACCGCGTTCACGCTTTCGGAGCACGACGCGGACGCCGGAGAACTGAACATGATCAACGCCGCCCTGTACCTGCGGCGTCCGTTGCTGGTCACCGGGAACCCGGGAACGGGGAAGTCGAGCCTCGCGTACCGGATCGCCAGGGAACTGGGGCTGGGCAGGGTGCTGCGCTGGGCGATCACCAGCCATACCGCGCTGAGTTCCGGGCTGTACGGCTACGACGCGATCGGCCGGGTCCAGGCGGCGGCGACCAGCCAGGCCCAGCGCGGTGGCGAGGCCGAAGAACCCCCGATCGGCGATTTCGTCCGGCTCGGTCCGCTGGGCACCGCCTTCCTGCCCAGCAGGCTGCCGCGGGTCCTGCTGATCGACGAACTCGACAAATCCGAGGCGGATCTGCCCAACGATCTGTTGTCGATCTTCGAGGACGGCGAATTCTCCATCGAGGAATTGACCCGCGTGCGCAACCGGCATCCCGAAGTCACCGTGCACACCGCCGATCCGCAGCGCACCGCCGTGGTCCGCGACGGCCGGATCGCCTGCCACGCCTTCCCGATCGTCGTCATGACCAGCAACGGGGAGCGGGAGTTCCCGCCCGCGTTCCTGCGGCGCTGCCTGCAGCTGCGGATCGAGAATCCGGACGAGGAACAGCTCGCCGCGATCGTGGCCGGTCATCTGGTCGGCGAGAACGGTGAACACCGGGACAGGCTCATCCGGGAATTCGCCGAACGGAGCAAGGCGGAAGGCGGGCTCCCCACCGACCGGCTGCTCGACGCCGTCTATCTCGCGACGTCGGGCGCGTATCAGCCGGATCAGGAGGCATGGCCGCGGCTGGTGGATGCTCTGTGGCAACGACTGACGGTGCGGTGA
- a CDS encoding HEXXH motif domain-containing protein — translation MPASAGSRPAFHRLSWRDFDALARLDGDEDMARRLRRAERSRRKLLIHALLTEAAKAPSHSGPLPSLDSAWELLARAEARAPRSVNRVLTNPYTGSWAGYTTRLLRNGIDGVGPLWMHLGHAHAIAAAAAIRAELDFETVIPAWHGNAILPSLGMARFPDTETFSSVVVRGVNGRYSVSNAGATVLVPEAPGSDAQGWWGIRRVRSQVGAHRFSLWLDDLDPYRGLYEPIPPERLPGKDLADWQRLIDEACHLVATHLPGLAHIMPVGLASLVPKPQVLFRNPSASTGEAFGSAVVGLPTDGASLAETLIHEFQHIVLGGLLHLVELYEPDPRERIYVAWRDDPRPLSGALQGVYAFFGVTAFWRALARAGTSPRRSGFEFAYWREQTWHTLHTLRVDSTLTAAGRRFLDDIAERLGPWQSEPVSAEASELAAAARRDHRAGWRARHLRPDPAVVAELAAAWLSGRPRPPANLDATSLPPTPVPDGGWSPARTDLIRLTLGGTTRSPDGRPPTVPGATAADFAYTAGDHLEAVEGYRQELAADPDRPNSLIGLGLALSARGPHPAARALLRCPELVRAVHRPLRSGTRPPTVEEIASWIGQLVPG, via the coding sequence ATGCCGGCATCAGCCGGGTCTCGCCCTGCGTTCCATCGGTTGTCGTGGCGAGACTTCGACGCGCTCGCGCGTCTTGACGGCGACGAGGACATGGCCCGACGGTTGCGACGGGCCGAACGAAGCCGTCGCAAACTGTTGATCCACGCATTGCTGACGGAAGCCGCGAAGGCACCGAGCCATTCAGGTCCCTTGCCGTCACTCGACTCCGCTTGGGAACTCCTCGCGCGTGCCGAGGCACGCGCACCCCGCTCGGTGAACAGGGTGCTCACCAATCCGTATACCGGGAGCTGGGCAGGCTACACGACTCGCCTGCTCCGGAACGGGATCGACGGCGTCGGTCCTTTGTGGATGCATCTGGGGCACGCGCACGCGATCGCGGCGGCCGCGGCGATCCGGGCGGAGCTGGACTTCGAGACCGTCATCCCGGCGTGGCACGGCAACGCGATACTCCCTTCACTCGGGATGGCCCGTTTTCCGGACACCGAAACGTTTTCCTCGGTCGTTGTACGGGGTGTCAACGGCCGGTACTCGGTATCGAACGCCGGCGCGACGGTCCTCGTGCCGGAAGCACCCGGCTCCGACGCCCAGGGCTGGTGGGGAATCCGCCGGGTGCGGAGTCAGGTCGGCGCGCACCGGTTCTCGTTGTGGCTGGACGACCTCGATCCCTATCGCGGACTCTACGAACCGATCCCGCCGGAACGGCTGCCGGGCAAGGATCTGGCGGATTGGCAACGGCTGATCGACGAGGCCTGTCATCTGGTCGCGACCCATCTGCCCGGTCTGGCCCACATCATGCCGGTGGGCTTGGCGTCCCTGGTCCCGAAACCCCAGGTGCTCTTCCGCAATCCGAGCGCGTCGACCGGGGAGGCGTTCGGCAGCGCGGTCGTCGGACTGCCCACCGACGGGGCCTCCCTCGCCGAAACCCTGATCCACGAATTCCAGCACATCGTTCTCGGTGGGCTGCTTCACCTCGTCGAGCTGTACGAGCCGGACCCACGGGAACGGATCTACGTGGCCTGGCGGGATGATCCACGCCCACTGAGCGGCGCTCTGCAAGGGGTCTACGCCTTCTTCGGCGTCACCGCCTTCTGGCGCGCACTGGCCAGGGCCGGGACGAGTCCCCGGCGCTCCGGCTTCGAGTTCGCCTACTGGCGTGAGCAGACCTGGCACACCCTGCATACGCTGCGCGTGGACTCGACCCTGACCGCCGCCGGCCGGCGCTTTCTCGACGACATCGCCGAACGCCTCGGGCCGTGGCAGAGCGAGCCCGTGTCGGCGGAGGCGAGCGAATTGGCCGCGGCCGCCCGCCGCGATCACCGCGCGGGGTGGCGCGCCCGGCATCTGCGCCCGGACCCGGCCGTCGTCGCCGAACTGGCGGCGGCCTGGCTCAGCGGAAGACCGAGGCCTCCCGCGAACCTCGACGCGACCAGCCTCCCTCCGACACCGGTACCGGACGGAGGCTGGTCCCCAGCCAGAACGGACCTCATCCGGCTCACCCTCGGCGGCACGACGCGCTCACCGGATGGACGACCGCCGACGGTACCCGGCGCCACCGCGGCTGATTTCGCTTACACCGCGGGTGATCACCTCGAAGCCGTCGAGGGCTACCGGCAGGAGCTCGCCGCGGATCCGGACCGGCCGAACTCCTTGATCGGGCTGGGCCTCGCTCTCTCCGCGCGAGGCCCGCACCCTGCCGCCCGCGCCCTGCTGCGCTGTCCCGAGCTGGTCCGCGCGGTCCATCGGCCCTTGCGATCCGGCACGCGGCCGCCGACCGTCGAGGAGATCGCCTCCTGGATCGGGCAACTCGTACCGGGCTGA
- the fxsT gene encoding FxSxx-COOH system tetratricopeptide repeat protein, with protein sequence MAGPGGVSDSRSAPVADRRGTGFPHRGERFGFEDLNWTDVADIVWLAAAISPRRADGEPAPADEMEHSPADVRIRNAPADRGEIPELPEPGPSRLVDGPPDAEDDGEVVAIEAVPGELPEPAVDGDGPGGAVLLESLEYFRALRTLKRETASRRHNNVVLDEVATAVRVAETGRWWPVTRSRKERWLDLTLVLDNGPSMALWRPRVSAFVELLRQVGAFRTIQVRLLETGKDTEEDLVLRGGTPGAPARDPDEIVDSSGRRVVLLLTDGVGDAWQKKDALYPMLARWGRKMPVSIVHLLPRWLWGRCGMSPHQARLSVPNPVAPNGRWKCDLADAWLEPGSEVPAHLVPVPVLELRPRSLGWWAGLMTGENDEAVEGTVVLATERISQSDFDDPSVTLSPAERVQRFRSVASPPALRLAQLLAAVPVRLDVAKLVGQRFVPEAGPEHLLELLLSGMMYAPALREGKSTWDTDGVFAFPEAVRELLLSGARRSETANVVRVAATHFGDRIRLIGHLRDAIADPNNTPDPDLTRESPADVELETALMRALSGPYLSRADRLRNAAASQVLQAHLSETKTESSMMPETAERPPASTPATQGRSSYLNEPEANEPTTRIVHPSASEPSRDFPARQPDDPPLVFGNVPPRNPNFTGRDELLDQLTKRLSSGTTAVLPSALHGLGGIGKTQMAAEYIYRHLQDYDLVWWIDAAHTTQIRAGLTELAGVLGLQGASETNVAVPAVIEALRTGRPFRRWLLVFDAAESPDTVLPFFPRNGPGEILITSRNSDWAGIARPLELAVFKREESVELLGRRGPEIDPADADELAEKLGDLPLAVEQAAAWRAVTGMPVQEYLRLFDESVEEILDTASAPDNEVSVAAAWNVSFEELKTRNPAAHQILHICAFFSPEPISRDLLTGVNRVSISPELDAALRDPIKLARAIRDINRYGLAKIDHGNNTLQLHRLVQLVLRNRVMARQVHARMQHGAHQLLAALDPNDPESSRHWSRYRELLPHAYAANVLDCDNDWPRQLYINLMRYLFEYGDHEEAARLGLEARKRFTETLGPTHPQTLEVSSRLGLYLWAVGRYDEAAELNQRTLALRMQMSSEENEETFALQRNITIDLRAQGDFAGATKLSEEIFHKAKRMFGDDDPETLYAAFQHGISLRLAGAYREALELDQDTLRRRIEVLGRDHVRTFSVNSSRNVDLREAGEYGQARIQQERLTESFIARFGPDQLDSAGNSLLLAMARRKDGDHPGALGLSTEVLKRFRLAYGDDHGTTMASALAHSIDLRHSGDLAAARKLGEETFERYRRGLGEHHPHTLVANVNLAVTLRLMGDPAAARVLDERALEQFRATIGPDHPYAIIAAINLASDLAAVGELDRTVELGRDAIERGTQVLGEDHPTVLAASFNLGLDLAALGRTEEAAPFRDPILARYRRILGEAHPGTQAAGRGIRANCDIDQVLM encoded by the coding sequence ATGGCAGGGCCGGGCGGTGTGTCCGACTCGCGTTCCGCCCCGGTGGCGGACCGGCGGGGCACCGGTTTTCCGCACCGGGGCGAACGGTTCGGATTCGAGGACCTGAACTGGACCGACGTCGCGGACATCGTGTGGCTGGCCGCGGCCATCTCGCCACGGCGGGCCGATGGAGAGCCGGCACCGGCCGACGAAATGGAGCATTCGCCTGCTGACGTGAGGATCCGTAACGCGCCGGCCGATCGCGGAGAGATCCCGGAACTTCCCGAGCCGGGGCCGTCCCGGCTCGTCGACGGCCCACCGGACGCGGAAGACGACGGCGAGGTCGTCGCGATCGAGGCCGTACCCGGTGAGCTGCCGGAACCCGCGGTGGACGGCGACGGGCCCGGGGGAGCGGTACTCCTCGAATCGCTGGAGTACTTCCGTGCGCTGAGAACACTGAAACGGGAGACGGCCTCGCGGCGACACAACAATGTGGTCCTGGACGAAGTGGCGACCGCCGTCCGGGTCGCGGAGACCGGACGGTGGTGGCCGGTCACCCGATCGAGAAAAGAGCGCTGGCTGGACCTGACGCTCGTCCTCGACAACGGTCCGTCGATGGCCTTGTGGCGCCCCAGGGTGTCGGCGTTCGTCGAACTACTGCGGCAGGTGGGTGCTTTCCGCACCATTCAGGTCCGCCTGTTGGAAACCGGGAAGGACACCGAAGAGGATCTCGTTCTTCGCGGTGGCACGCCCGGCGCGCCCGCCCGAGACCCGGACGAGATCGTGGATTCGTCGGGACGGCGCGTGGTCTTGCTGCTCACCGACGGTGTGGGTGACGCGTGGCAGAAGAAGGACGCGCTGTACCCGATGCTGGCGCGGTGGGGCAGGAAGATGCCGGTGAGCATCGTGCATCTGCTCCCGCGATGGCTGTGGGGCCGATGTGGCATGAGCCCGCACCAGGCCCGGTTGAGCGTGCCGAACCCGGTGGCGCCCAACGGCCGCTGGAAATGCGATCTCGCCGACGCCTGGCTCGAACCCGGCTCGGAAGTGCCCGCCCATCTCGTCCCGGTGCCGGTCCTCGAACTGCGGCCGAGGTCGCTGGGCTGGTGGGCCGGATTGATGACCGGCGAAAACGACGAGGCCGTGGAAGGAACCGTCGTACTCGCCACGGAACGGATTTCCCAGTCCGATTTCGATGACCCGTCGGTAACTTTGTCACCCGCCGAACGAGTGCAGCGATTCCGAAGTGTTGCGTCACCGCCAGCGCTACGCTTGGCGCAGTTACTCGCGGCGGTACCGGTCCGTCTCGACGTGGCGAAACTGGTGGGACAACGATTCGTGCCGGAAGCGGGGCCGGAACACCTCCTCGAACTTTTGCTTTCGGGGATGATGTACGCTCCCGCACTCAGGGAGGGCAAGTCCACTTGGGACACAGACGGGGTCTTCGCTTTTCCCGAGGCAGTCCGGGAATTGCTGCTCAGCGGCGCGCGGCGGTCGGAAACGGCCAATGTCGTCCGAGTGGCCGCCACCCATTTCGGTGACCGGATCCGGTTGATCGGCCACCTCCGAGACGCCATCGCCGACCCGAACAACACACCGGACCCAGACCTCACCCGCGAGTCCCCGGCCGATGTGGAGCTGGAAACCGCGCTCATGCGCGCCCTTTCCGGGCCGTACCTGTCCCGGGCCGACAGGTTGCGGAACGCGGCGGCAAGCCAAGTCCTCCAAGCACACCTATCTGAAACGAAGACTGAGAGCTCAATGATGCCTGAGACGGCCGAACGTCCACCTGCCTCGACACCTGCGACACAGGGACGCTCGTCTTATCTCAATGAGCCCGAGGCGAACGAGCCGACGACCCGGATCGTGCACCCTTCGGCGTCGGAACCATCCCGGGACTTCCCCGCCCGGCAGCCGGACGACCCGCCACTGGTCTTCGGGAACGTCCCCCCGCGGAACCCCAACTTCACCGGCCGCGACGAATTGCTCGATCAGCTCACGAAGAGATTGAGCAGTGGTACCACCGCCGTGCTTCCTTCGGCGCTGCACGGTCTCGGTGGTATCGGCAAGACCCAGATGGCCGCCGAGTACATCTACCGGCATCTCCAGGATTACGACCTCGTCTGGTGGATCGACGCCGCGCACACCACCCAGATCCGCGCCGGTCTCACCGAACTCGCCGGTGTCCTCGGCCTGCAAGGCGCGTCGGAGACCAATGTCGCGGTCCCCGCGGTCATCGAGGCGCTCCGGACCGGGCGGCCGTTCCGCCGCTGGCTCCTGGTCTTCGACGCCGCGGAGAGTCCGGACACGGTGCTCCCGTTCTTCCCGCGCAACGGTCCCGGCGAAATCCTGATCACCTCGCGGAACTCCGACTGGGCTGGTATCGCACGCCCGCTGGAACTCGCGGTGTTCAAGAGGGAGGAAAGCGTCGAGCTGCTCGGCCGCCGCGGCCCGGAGATCGACCCGGCCGACGCCGACGAACTCGCCGAAAAGCTCGGCGATCTGCCACTGGCCGTGGAACAGGCCGCTGCCTGGCGCGCGGTGACCGGGATGCCGGTACAGGAGTATCTGCGCCTGTTCGACGAGTCCGTCGAGGAAATCCTCGACACCGCTTCGGCGCCCGACAACGAGGTTTCCGTCGCCGCCGCGTGGAACGTTTCGTTCGAGGAACTGAAGACCCGCAACCCGGCCGCTCATCAGATCCTGCACATCTGTGCCTTCTTCTCGCCGGAACCGATCTCGCGTGACCTGCTGACCGGGGTCAACCGGGTGTCGATCTCGCCGGAACTCGACGCGGCGCTGCGTGATCCGATCAAGCTGGCCCGCGCCATCCGTGACATCAACCGTTATGGCCTGGCCAAGATCGACCACGGGAACAACACCCTCCAGTTGCACCGGCTGGTGCAGCTGGTGCTGCGCAACCGGGTGATGGCCCGGCAGGTGCACGCGCGGATGCAGCACGGCGCCCACCAGCTGCTCGCCGCGCTCGACCCCAACGACCCCGAGTCCAGCAGGCACTGGTCGCGCTACCGCGAACTGCTGCCGCACGCCTACGCGGCGAACGTCCTGGACTGCGACAACGACTGGCCGCGTCAGCTCTACATCAACCTGATGCGCTACCTGTTCGAGTACGGCGATCACGAAGAAGCGGCGCGGCTCGGCCTCGAAGCGCGCAAGCGCTTCACCGAGACCCTCGGCCCCACCCATCCGCAGACACTCGAAGTCTCGTCGCGGCTCGGGCTCTACCTGTGGGCGGTCGGCCGGTACGACGAAGCCGCGGAGCTCAACCAGCGCACTCTCGCACTGCGCATGCAGATGTCCAGCGAGGAGAACGAGGAGACCTTCGCGCTTCAGCGGAACATCACGATCGATCTCCGGGCCCAGGGTGATTTCGCGGGAGCGACCAAGCTGAGCGAAGAGATCTTCCACAAGGCCAAGCGGATGTTCGGCGACGACGACCCGGAGACGCTCTACGCCGCGTTCCAGCACGGGATCAGCCTCCGGTTGGCCGGCGCCTACCGGGAGGCGCTGGAGCTGGATCAGGACACTCTCCGGCGGCGGATCGAGGTCCTCGGCCGCGATCATGTCCGCACCTTCAGCGTCAACAGCTCGAGGAACGTGGACTTGCGCGAGGCGGGTGAGTACGGCCAGGCCCGGATCCAGCAAGAGCGGCTCACGGAGAGCTTCATCGCCCGTTTCGGTCCGGACCAGCTGGACTCGGCGGGTAACTCGCTCCTGCTCGCGATGGCCAGGAGGAAGGACGGTGACCACCCGGGGGCGCTCGGCCTGTCCACGGAGGTCCTCAAACGGTTCCGGCTCGCTTATGGCGATGACCACGGCACGACGATGGCCTCCGCGCTGGCTCATTCGATCGACCTTCGCCACTCGGGTGATCTGGCCGCGGCTAGGAAGCTCGGCGAAGAGACGTTCGAGCGGTACCGGCGTGGTCTCGGCGAACATCACCCGCATACCCTCGTGGCCAACGTGAACCTGGCGGTGACCCTCCGGCTGATGGGCGACCCGGCGGCCGCGCGCGTCCTCGACGAACGTGCCCTCGAGCAGTTCCGTGCCACTATCGGCCCGGACCATCCTTACGCCATCATCGCCGCGATCAACCTGGCGAGTGACCTGGCGGCGGTGGGCGAGCTCGACCGGACGGTCGAGCTGGGGCGAGACGCGATCGAGCGTGGCACGCAGGTACTCGGCGAGGACCACCCCACGGTCCTGGCGGCGTCGTTCAACCTCGGACTGGATCTGGCCGCGCTCGGCCGGACGGAGGAGGCCGCGCCGTTCCGCGACCCGATCCTGGCGCGGTACCGCCGGATCCTGGGCGAAGCCCACCCCGGAACGCAGGCGGCCGGTCGCGGTATCCGTGCCAACTGCGACATCGACCAGGTCCTGATGTGA
- a CDS encoding Crp/Fnr family transcriptional regulator, translated as MTGSPAAENGNLGTWRRLTPAEQAALRRAGHLKVWRPGQILALQGSPPTSMFVVLHGWVKISATNYRGEDAPLAARGPAEIVGELAPISGLPRSATMSAIDEVHTLVVPREKFLGVLRDQPRIAEEIFRTAAIRLQQSDRLRLESGGPDFPQRLAAVLLELALQHAVDWTAGKQIDLRFNQGELAGFARVSRSTLIRGLDELRRLGVVRTARQRVTITSPRALRELAAGRPPPAAEA; from the coding sequence ATGACCGGTTCCCCCGCGGCTGAAAACGGGAATCTGGGGACCTGGCGGCGGCTGACACCGGCGGAACAAGCCGCCCTCCGGCGCGCGGGCCACCTGAAAGTGTGGCGCCCCGGCCAGATCCTCGCCCTCCAGGGCAGCCCGCCCACCAGTATGTTCGTCGTCCTGCACGGCTGGGTGAAGATCAGCGCCACCAACTATCGCGGCGAAGACGCCCCGCTCGCCGCCCGTGGTCCCGCGGAAATCGTGGGCGAACTGGCCCCCATCAGCGGACTCCCCCGTTCCGCCACGATGTCGGCGATCGACGAGGTGCACACCCTCGTCGTGCCGAGGGAGAAATTCCTCGGTGTATTACGCGACCAGCCGCGTATCGCCGAAGAGATCTTCCGTACCGCGGCGATCCGGCTGCAGCAATCCGACCGGCTGCGCCTCGAATCCGGCGGGCCGGATTTCCCGCAACGCCTCGCCGCCGTCCTCCTGGAACTGGCGCTGCAGCACGCCGTCGATTGGACGGCCGGGAAACAGATCGACCTCCGCTTCAACCAAGGCGAACTGGCGGGCTTCGCACGCGTCTCGCGCAGCACCCTGATCCGGGGCCTCGACGAACTCCGCAGGCTGGGCGTGGTGCGCACCGCACGCCAGCGCGTCACCATCACGAGCCCTCGCGCATTACGGGAATTGGCGGCCGGACGCCCACCACCGGCCGCCGAGGCCTGA